One stretch of Weissella koreensis KACC 15510 DNA includes these proteins:
- the recR gene encoding recombination mediator RecR: MQYPEPIAKLIDSYTKLPGIGIKTATRLAFYTIDMQEEDVTHFAQSLISAKRDLKFCSICGNLTEEDPCSICQDETRDPSVVLVVEEVKDLMALENTNEFRGRYHVLHGVLSPLAGKGPDDINIDTLVQRLQKNEEIQEVIVGTNANAEGEATAMYLSRLLKPAGIKVSRLATGLAVGSDIDYADEITLIKSVEGRTQM; encoded by the coding sequence ATGCAGTATCCAGAACCAATTGCAAAATTAATAGATAGTTATACGAAACTACCTGGAATAGGGATTAAAACAGCAACACGTTTAGCATTTTATACCATTGATATGCAAGAAGAAGATGTAACCCATTTTGCGCAATCATTAATTTCAGCTAAGCGTGATTTAAAGTTTTGTAGTATCTGTGGAAATCTAACAGAAGAAGATCCTTGCTCAATCTGTCAGGATGAAACTCGTGATCCTTCGGTTGTTTTAGTGGTTGAAGAAGTGAAAGATTTAATGGCATTGGAAAACACTAATGAATTCCGAGGACGATACCATGTTTTACATGGTGTTTTGTCACCACTAGCAGGAAAAGGTCCTGATGATATCAATATCGATACGTTGGTCCAACGTTTGCAGAAAAATGAAGAAATTCAAGAAGTTATTGTTGGAACAAATGCCAATGCTGAAGGTGAGGCGACAGCGATGTATTTGAGCCGTCTTTTGAAACCAGCGGGAATCAAAGTATCTCGACTAGCCACTGGCTTGGCGGTTGGTAGTGATATCGATTATGCGGATGAAATTACATTGATTAAGTCCGTTGAGGGAAGGACGCAGATGTGA
- a CDS encoding energy-coupling factor transporter ATPase, with amino-acid sequence MAINFQEVGFTYQVESPFAVPGVHDVNFTIPKQQFTAVIGHTGSGKSTMLQLLDGLILPQSGKIEILDQMVTPETKLAATNEIRRHVGMVFQFPEAQLFEATVLEDVMFGPKNFGHSSEEAKTLALKALRLVGMPEKFDDQSPFDLSGGQMRRVAIAGVLALEPEILVLDEPTAGLDPQGQQELMALFAQLQHEYGMTIILVTHQMEFVAQYAQHVLVFEHGTVIKTGTPEEVFSNQQWLQTKQLDVPMAKAFADRLENKGIKLEHVLNLDALADQLAQKIREANKNV; translated from the coding sequence ATGGCAATCAATTTCCAAGAAGTAGGTTTTACCTACCAAGTTGAGTCACCTTTTGCTGTGCCAGGCGTACATGATGTTAACTTTACGATCCCAAAGCAGCAATTTACGGCTGTGATTGGGCATACTGGTTCGGGAAAATCGACAATGTTGCAATTGTTGGACGGATTGATTTTACCGCAGAGTGGTAAAATTGAAATCTTAGATCAAATGGTCACGCCAGAAACGAAATTAGCAGCTACGAATGAAATTCGCCGCCATGTGGGAATGGTTTTTCAGTTCCCTGAGGCACAATTATTTGAGGCGACCGTCTTAGAAGATGTGATGTTTGGCCCTAAAAATTTTGGTCATAGTTCTGAAGAAGCCAAAACTTTAGCATTAAAAGCATTACGTCTGGTTGGTATGCCTGAAAAATTTGATGATCAATCACCTTTTGATTTATCAGGTGGTCAGATGCGTCGGGTGGCTATTGCAGGAGTGCTAGCGTTAGAACCGGAAATTTTGGTTCTCGATGAACCAACAGCGGGTTTGGATCCACAAGGTCAACAAGAACTGATGGCGCTATTTGCACAATTGCAACACGAATATGGAATGACAATTATTTTGGTAACCCATCAAATGGAATTTGTAGCACAATATGCACAACATGTTTTAGTATTTGAACATGGAACAGTTATTAAAACGGGAACGCCTGAAGAAGTCTTTTCAAATCAGCAATGGTTACAAACAAAACAATTAGATGTTCCGATGGCTAAGGCTTTCGCAGATCGATTAGAGAACAAAGGTATTAAACTCGAACATGTGTTAAACCTTGACGCTCTAGCTGATCAATTGGCGCAAAAAATAAGGGAGGCCAACAAAAATGTTTAG
- the truA gene encoding tRNA pseudouridine(38-40) synthase TruA: MPRYRAIVAYDGTDFSGWQVQPSKRTVQGELEKAVNRMAKNPEQPIRVQGSGRTDAGVHALGQVAHFDLPFDIPESGVRKGLATMLPFDIEIKKVEKVDADFHAQYSAHTKTYQYRLSNRAFRDPFKRNYTGYWPRRIDPSKIEMAINDYLGEHDWQSFAASGFQAKTTIRTVTAVKFMNDVEHEELIFEFTGTGFLYNQIRIMVGVLLEIGGGSRPVDDIPRLLAQKDRQQARLTAPASGLYLKSVDY; this comes from the coding sequence ATGCCAAGATATCGTGCTATTGTTGCCTATGATGGAACCGACTTTTCTGGTTGGCAAGTTCAACCAAGTAAACGAACGGTGCAAGGAGAATTAGAAAAAGCTGTGAATAGAATGGCTAAAAATCCGGAACAACCAATTCGAGTTCAGGGGTCTGGTCGAACGGATGCTGGGGTCCACGCTTTAGGTCAAGTAGCCCATTTTGATTTACCTTTTGATATTCCCGAAAGTGGGGTTCGTAAAGGACTTGCGACGATGCTACCCTTTGATATTGAAATAAAAAAAGTAGAGAAAGTTGATGCCGACTTTCATGCTCAATATAGTGCACATACCAAAACGTATCAGTATCGTTTATCAAATCGTGCTTTTCGGGACCCATTTAAACGCAATTATACTGGATATTGGCCGCGTCGGATTGATCCTAGTAAAATTGAAATGGCGATAAATGATTATTTAGGTGAACACGATTGGCAAAGTTTTGCGGCTTCTGGATTTCAGGCTAAAACCACAATCCGGACGGTCACGGCTGTTAAATTCATGAATGATGTTGAGCATGAGGAATTGATTTTTGAATTTACGGGAACCGGATTTTTGTATAATCAAATTCGAATTATGGTCGGCGTTTTATTAGAAATTGGTGGTGGGAGTCGCCCAGTTGATGATATCCCACGTCTATTAGCTCAAAAAGATCGACAACAAGCCCGATTAACAGCTCCAGCTAGTGGTTTGTATCTTAAATCAGTTGATTATTAA
- a CDS encoding cyclic-di-AMP receptor: protein MKMIIAVIQDKDANKLGTAFIKNNIRATRTATSGGFLRSGNTTFMIGIEDERVDDVLEVIKTNAKARKQFMAPSASLDLSFEATTAMPMEVQVGGATVFVQDIEQFHHF, encoded by the coding sequence ATGAAAATGATTATTGCTGTGATACAAGATAAAGATGCGAACAAATTAGGAACTGCGTTTATTAAAAATAATATTCGGGCAACGCGAACAGCTACCTCTGGTGGATTTTTGCGTTCAGGAAATACTACTTTTATGATTGGAATTGAGGATGAACGAGTTGATGACGTGCTTGAGGTGATTAAAACTAATGCGAAAGCTCGGAAACAATTTATGGCACCCTCAGCCAGCTTGGACTTATCATTTGAAGCCACTACGGCAATGCCAATGGAGGTTCAGGTTGGTGGAGCAACAGTATTCGTTCAAGATATTGAACAATTCCATCATTTTTAA
- the tmk gene encoding dTMP kinase, which yields MVGKFISFEGPEGAGKTSVLKVLIPRLQAQYGARLLVTREPGGTDNPVAEAIRDLVLSPDYPAMDIRTEALLYAASRREHVQKTIKPALAANKIILSDRFVDSSIAYQGAGRGIGFEAVRKLNDFVLEGFLPDCTIYFDIRPEVGLARIKAHRQNEINRLDLDPIEFHQRVSAGYHQLAEQDPKRIIIIDAEQPMEQVIEDAWQVVNRILKMEE from the coding sequence ATGGTTGGAAAATTTATTAGTTTTGAAGGACCTGAAGGCGCAGGTAAAACCAGTGTCTTGAAAGTTTTGATACCTCGTTTACAAGCGCAATATGGCGCGCGGCTATTGGTAACGAGAGAGCCTGGCGGAACTGATAATCCAGTTGCTGAAGCTATTCGTGATTTGGTTTTAAGTCCAGACTATCCTGCAATGGATATTAGAACTGAGGCTTTATTATATGCAGCATCACGTCGGGAACATGTACAAAAAACGATTAAACCAGCTTTGGCAGCTAATAAAATTATTTTGTCGGATCGATTTGTCGATAGTTCAATTGCTTACCAAGGGGCGGGGCGTGGAATTGGATTTGAAGCTGTCCGTAAATTAAATGATTTTGTTTTAGAAGGGTTCTTACCAGATTGCACGATCTATTTTGATATCCGCCCGGAAGTAGGTTTGGCTCGTATTAAAGCTCATCGTCAAAACGAGATCAATCGATTAGACCTTGATCCGATTGAATTTCATCAGCGAGTGAGTGCTGGATATCATCAGTTAGCTGAACAAGACCCAAAAAGAATTATTATAATTGATGCCGAACAACCGATGGAACAAGTCATTGAAGATGCTTGGCAAGTCGTTAACCGTATTTTGAAAATGGAGGAATAA
- a CDS encoding YaaL family protein — protein sequence MFGLKKLKLKPEVYDAELLDAIDDAKYDYEKAKASEIALFESEIDPRWIKAQTAFAKQKYFFLLRAARTRKMKGQWQRSIIRSEQLD from the coding sequence ATGTTTGGATTAAAGAAGCTAAAATTAAAACCGGAAGTTTACGATGCAGAATTGTTGGATGCAATTGATGATGCAAAATATGATTATGAAAAAGCTAAGGCATCAGAAATAGCCCTATTTGAAAGCGAAATTGATCCACGTTGGATCAAAGCACAAACGGCTTTTGCTAAACAAAAATATTTCTTCTTGTTACGCGCGGCCCGCACTAGAAAGATGAAGGGCCAATGGCAACGTTCGATTATTCGTTCGGAGCAATTAGATTAA
- the holB gene encoding DNA polymerase III subunit delta': MEAQEIVKRAYLQQSALVERLKLAIESHQLAHAFLFTGPKGQGQLDVATWLAMRLMCEHPQANGDTDLTCSHCQRIANHEHPDVIEVKPEGRSIKIDQIRYLKDEFNKTAVEGKQKIFIISAADTMTDNAANGLLKFIEEPVGQQTAILMVENRQQVLPTIVSRTQVIDFHAIEPVAYQEALMQLGYPKEQLELVAALTNSLEVAGEWLVDDWFKKSYQVVIDLVESILRLDPKAFNQVQINLMPLAQDKSKQLVLLNLLASAWRDLLLLLDGAISEPRMIEAKQWLSLAQSFGIDPILKVQEIVLEAPKWLKSNISFQTVVETMILKSQFGLAAN; the protein is encoded by the coding sequence ATGGAAGCTCAAGAAATTGTGAAACGCGCTTATTTGCAACAGTCAGCGCTCGTGGAGCGGTTAAAGCTGGCAATTGAGAGTCATCAGTTGGCCCATGCTTTTTTATTTACTGGTCCAAAAGGTCAGGGACAGTTGGATGTGGCAACTTGGTTGGCTATGCGATTAATGTGTGAACATCCACAAGCCAACGGGGATACGGATTTAACATGTTCTCATTGTCAAAGAATTGCTAATCATGAACACCCTGATGTAATTGAAGTAAAACCAGAAGGGCGTTCAATTAAAATTGACCAAATTCGGTACCTTAAAGATGAATTCAATAAAACTGCTGTCGAAGGAAAACAGAAAATTTTTATTATTAGTGCAGCTGATACTATGACGGATAATGCAGCAAATGGTTTGTTGAAATTTATTGAGGAACCAGTGGGGCAACAAACGGCTATTCTAATGGTTGAAAATCGCCAACAAGTTTTACCAACGATTGTTTCACGAACCCAAGTTATTGATTTTCATGCAATTGAACCGGTAGCTTATCAAGAGGCTTTGATGCAACTAGGTTATCCCAAAGAGCAGCTTGAATTAGTAGCTGCTTTGACGAATAGTTTGGAAGTAGCTGGAGAATGGCTAGTTGATGATTGGTTTAAAAAAAGTTATCAGGTTGTGATAGATTTGGTTGAAAGTATTTTAAGGCTAGATCCAAAAGCTTTTAATCAAGTTCAAATTAATTTGATGCCTTTAGCCCAAGATAAGAGTAAACAATTAGTATTATTAAATTTGTTAGCGTCTGCATGGCGTGATTTGCTTCTGTTATTGGATGGAGCGATTAGTGAGCCACGGATGATTGAAGCTAAACAATGGCTCAGTTTGGCACAATCATTTGGAATTGATCCGATTTTAAAGGTACAAGAAATCGTTCTGGAAGCTCCTAAATGGTTAAAGAGTAACATTAGTTTTCAAACGGTGGTTGAGACAATGATTTTAAAAAGCCAGTTCGGATTAGCAGCTAATTAA
- the galE gene encoding UDP-glucose 4-epimerase GalE: MSTLVLGGAGYIGSHMVDSLRAQNKAVVVVDNLATGHRLAVPEDVPFYQVDIRDKAALSAVFDQEEIDQVVHFAASSIVPESMTDPLKYFDNNTAGMISLLEVMLEHNVKQIVFSSTAATYGDAKESPIKETTPQLPINPYGLSKLQMEQIMGWADKAHDLKWVALRYFNVAGAKPDGSIGEDHPTETHLVPIILQTALGERDAITMFGDDYNTPDGFNVRDYVHVMDLVDAHVLALDYLAKGNASNQFNLGTANGYSVKQMVEAAREATGMEIPAKVGPRRAGDPDSLIADSTKARNVLGWNPQYESVKEIIKTAWTWHQTHPEGYQDRSEK, translated from the coding sequence ATGAGTACTTTGGTATTAGGTGGAGCAGGATATATCGGATCACATATGGTTGATTCATTACGTGCCCAAAATAAAGCGGTGGTAGTTGTTGATAATTTGGCAACTGGGCACCGATTGGCTGTACCTGAAGATGTTCCTTTTTATCAGGTCGATATTCGAGATAAGGCTGCTTTGTCAGCCGTCTTTGATCAAGAAGAAATTGATCAAGTAGTACATTTTGCAGCTTCTTCAATTGTGCCAGAATCAATGACAGATCCATTGAAGTATTTTGATAATAATACAGCTGGAATGATTTCATTACTAGAAGTGATGTTGGAACATAATGTGAAGCAAATTGTCTTCTCATCAACGGCTGCTACATATGGCGACGCTAAAGAGAGCCCAATTAAAGAAACAACACCACAGTTACCAATCAATCCATATGGTTTGTCAAAGCTACAAATGGAACAAATAATGGGATGGGCTGATAAAGCACATGATTTGAAGTGGGTTGCTTTGCGTTACTTTAATGTGGCTGGTGCTAAGCCTGATGGTTCAATTGGTGAGGATCATCCTACAGAAACACATTTGGTGCCGATCATTTTACAAACAGCCTTAGGTGAGCGTGATGCCATCACGATGTTTGGGGATGACTACAATACACCTGATGGATTCAATGTTCGAGATTATGTACATGTTATGGATTTGGTTGATGCACACGTTTTGGCTCTTGATTACTTGGCCAAAGGTAATGCTTCAAATCAATTTAACTTAGGGACGGCCAATGGTTATTCTGTAAAGCAAATGGTTGAAGCAGCACGTGAAGCAACTGGTATGGAAATCCCGGCAAAAGTTGGGCCCCGCCGAGCTGGAGATCCTGACTCTTTGATCGCTGATTCAACGAAAGCTCGTAATGTTTTAGGCTGGAATCCGCAATATGAATCAGTTAAAGAAATTATTAAAACAGCTTGGACTTGGCATCAAACTCATCCAGAGGGATACCAAGATCGTTCTGAAAAATAA
- the rsmI gene encoding 16S rRNA (cytidine(1402)-2'-O)-methyltransferase — MQVQKSFSKQTTGTLFLVPTPIGNLGDMTQRSIETLKAVDLIAAEDTRHTAQLLNQFSISTKQISFHEHNKETRIPELVERLLEGIDLAQVSDAGMPSISDPGHELVQAALDADIPVVPIPGASAGITALIASGLAPQPFLFYGFLQRKPKDQQAELTQLAQHSETMIFYEAPHRLAKTLANISQVLGPNRRVVLARELTKRYEEFLRGTADELLVWAQENQVRGEFVIVIEGGSGVTLIEEENDPLAELSNLEAVEALVKQGKKTTAAVKEIAKKRELDRQALYLAYQEQNE; from the coding sequence ATGCAAGTACAAAAAAGTTTTAGTAAGCAAACAACCGGGACTTTATTTTTAGTGCCAACACCAATTGGTAATTTGGGTGATATGACTCAAAGATCAATTGAAACCTTGAAAGCAGTGGATTTAATTGCTGCAGAAGATACACGGCATACAGCACAACTGTTGAATCAATTTTCGATATCCACTAAACAGATTTCATTTCATGAACATAATAAAGAAACTCGGATTCCAGAATTAGTGGAACGCTTGTTAGAAGGTATAGATTTAGCACAAGTTTCAGATGCTGGAATGCCATCTATTTCTGATCCTGGGCATGAGTTGGTTCAGGCGGCTTTAGATGCTGATATTCCAGTGGTACCAATTCCAGGTGCTTCAGCAGGAATTACTGCATTGATTGCTTCCGGCTTAGCTCCACAGCCATTTTTGTTTTATGGCTTCTTGCAGCGAAAACCCAAAGACCAACAAGCAGAATTAACTCAATTAGCACAACATTCAGAAACAATGATTTTTTATGAGGCACCACATCGATTAGCCAAAACTTTAGCAAATATTAGCCAAGTTTTAGGCCCTAATCGACGAGTTGTCCTAGCGCGTGAGTTAACTAAACGGTATGAAGAATTTTTGCGAGGAACTGCAGATGAATTGCTGGTTTGGGCGCAAGAAAACCAAGTTCGAGGTGAATTTGTAATCGTAATCGAAGGTGGATCCGGAGTAACATTAATTGAAGAAGAGAATGATCCTTTAGCGGAATTATCAAACTTGGAAGCAGTTGAGGCTTTGGTAAAACAAGGTAAGAAAACAACGGCGGCGGTTAAAGAAATTGCCAAAAAACGTGAATTAGATCGACAAGCTCTATATTTGGCTTATCAAGAACAAAATGAGTGA
- a CDS encoding energy-coupling factor transporter transmembrane component T family protein produces MFSKILIGRYLPGDSVIHRLNARVKLVLSIAFIFMIFLATNWPGYLLATAITLLVVSLTKLGFGVFLRGVRPLIFLMLFTTVLQILFVTTGHVLWSWGWLKITSDGLVNGVAIFIRFMLIIMFSTVLTLTTTPLDIADALETLLRPLQKIKVPVAELALMVSIALRFVPTLLDEAEMIINAQRARGVLFNEGSLVKRAKAFIPVLIPLFINAIKRAIELGDAMEVRGYRVGVERSKYRMQSWHKIDSWAVIIFIVFAILLFVFYLIF; encoded by the coding sequence ATGTTTAGTAAAATTTTGATTGGTCGTTATTTGCCGGGTGATTCAGTGATTCATCGTTTAAATGCACGAGTTAAGTTGGTTTTGAGTATTGCCTTTATTTTTATGATTTTCTTAGCAACTAATTGGCCAGGCTATCTTCTTGCGACGGCTATTACTTTATTAGTAGTGAGCTTAACTAAACTGGGCTTTGGTGTTTTCTTGCGGGGTGTGCGGCCTTTGATTTTTCTAATGCTGTTTACCACTGTTTTGCAAATTTTATTTGTGACAACTGGTCATGTTTTGTGGTCATGGGGTTGGTTGAAGATCACTAGCGATGGATTAGTTAACGGGGTAGCTATTTTTATCCGTTTTATGTTAATTATTATGTTTTCTACGGTCTTAACATTGACGACGACACCATTAGATATTGCAGATGCGCTTGAAACGTTATTGCGTCCCTTACAAAAAATCAAAGTTCCAGTCGCCGAGTTAGCTCTAATGGTTTCGATCGCATTGCGCTTTGTACCAACTCTATTGGATGAAGCAGAAATGATTATTAATGCTCAACGAGCGCGAGGTGTTTTGTTCAATGAGGGGAGTCTGGTGAAACGAGCGAAAGCTTTTATTCCAGTGTTGATCCCGTTGTTTATTAATGCAATTAAACGGGCTATTGAATTAGGGGATGCAATGGAGGTGCGCGGCTACCGAGTAGGGGTCGAACGTTCTAAATATCGGATGCAAAGTTGGCACAAAATTGATTCTTGGGCAGTAATAATTTTTATTGTTTTTGCGATCTTATTATTTGTTTTTTATCTAATTTTTTAA
- the dnaX gene encoding DNA polymerase III subunit gamma/tau, which produces MAYQALYRTWRPQKFADMVGQEVVTKTLRNALITEQISHAYLFTGPRGTGKTSAAKIFAKAVNCLHPVDGEADGTCEICQAIDQGTLGDIIELDAASNNGVDEIREIREDVNYAPTLAKYKVYIIDEVHMLSTGAFNALLKTLEEPPANVIFILATTEPQKIPATIISRTQRFDFKRIDANAAYERMVYILNQRGNNYDDTAVKVIANAADGGMRDALSILDQALSFGNGNVTLDNALLVTGSVTQTLLGEYVMALVEHDSKRALAKLTEVLTDGKDAGRFIEDLISYARDLLLNTEAPDLISLVPDDNFKQLAQEQKADTWYQMIDVLSETQQQLRFTNRPSIYLEVLTVKLSRLNQAGVAEPQAVVAGNSATNVHANTEATLKPLDDSNDGTVIETDNVAPVAEQPIRIAHKASTEKKHIFEVLDAATRGDLNRLQAAWADILAQLNVSQKAILSTAKPVAASSNGVLLGFDFEIFRDKTKKDQGLVDLLNEQIRKLTESKDERNLVLVTNEEWPDIRNQWIQQHRKNKPATESAAAPEAELAATDIPEQNESTQDQTIVQAAKDLFGDELVEVKAD; this is translated from the coding sequence ATGGCTTATCAAGCACTTTATCGGACCTGGCGTCCACAAAAATTTGCCGATATGGTTGGTCAAGAGGTGGTTACAAAGACCCTCCGGAATGCTTTAATAACTGAACAAATTTCGCATGCTTATCTATTTACTGGACCTCGAGGAACAGGAAAAACTTCTGCGGCCAAAATTTTTGCAAAAGCCGTTAATTGTTTACATCCAGTTGATGGTGAGGCTGATGGAACTTGTGAAATTTGCCAGGCAATTGATCAAGGAACATTAGGTGATATTATCGAATTAGATGCTGCATCTAATAATGGAGTGGATGAAATCCGAGAAATCCGAGAAGATGTTAATTATGCACCTACTTTGGCTAAATATAAGGTCTATATCATTGATGAGGTTCATATGTTGTCAACGGGGGCATTTAATGCTTTATTGAAAACTTTGGAAGAACCACCAGCAAATGTTATTTTTATTTTAGCCACTACGGAACCACAAAAAATTCCGGCAACGATTATTTCAAGAACACAACGATTTGATTTCAAAAGAATTGATGCCAATGCAGCCTATGAACGGATGGTATATATTCTAAATCAACGTGGTAATAACTATGATGATACAGCGGTTAAGGTCATAGCTAATGCCGCTGATGGTGGAATGCGTGATGCCTTGAGTATTCTGGACCAGGCCCTTTCTTTTGGGAATGGAAATGTAACACTGGACAACGCTCTCTTAGTGACTGGATCGGTAACACAAACTTTGTTGGGTGAATATGTCATGGCTTTGGTAGAACACGATTCTAAACGAGCTTTAGCTAAGTTAACAGAGGTGTTAACTGACGGTAAAGATGCTGGACGTTTTATTGAGGATCTAATCAGTTATGCCCGCGACTTATTGTTGAATACTGAGGCACCTGATTTAATTTCATTGGTACCTGATGATAATTTTAAACAATTGGCCCAAGAGCAAAAGGCTGATACTTGGTATCAAATGATTGATGTACTTAGTGAAACCCAACAACAACTACGATTTACTAATCGTCCTAGTATTTACTTGGAAGTATTAACCGTTAAATTGAGTCGTTTAAACCAGGCTGGAGTTGCTGAACCACAAGCAGTGGTAGCAGGAAATTCCGCCACAAATGTACACGCAAATACTGAAGCTACGCTGAAACCCTTAGATGATTCCAATGATGGTACTGTGATTGAGACCGATAACGTCGCACCTGTTGCTGAGCAGCCTATTAGAATTGCACATAAGGCAAGTACAGAGAAGAAGCATATTTTTGAAGTGCTAGATGCTGCCACACGTGGTGATTTGAATCGTTTACAAGCAGCTTGGGCAGATATTTTAGCTCAATTGAATGTTTCACAAAAAGCTATTCTTAGTACTGCTAAACCGGTGGCCGCTTCGTCAAACGGTGTACTTTTAGGTTTTGACTTTGAAATTTTCCGTGATAAAACCAAAAAAGATCAAGGGCTGGTTGATCTTTTGAATGAACAAATTAGAAAGTTAACTGAAAGTAAAGATGAGAGAAACTTGGTCTTAGTGACCAACGAAGAATGGCCAGATATACGAAATCAATGGATTCAACAACATCGCAAAAATAAACCAGCAACTGAAAGTGCAGCAGCACCGGAAGCTGAATTAGCGGCCACTGATATTCCAGAACAAAATGAGAGCACCCAAGATCAAACGATTGTGCAAGCCGCTAAAGATTTATTTGGGGATGAGTTAGTTGAAGTGAAAGCTGATTAA
- a CDS encoding acyl-[acyl-carrier-protein] thioesterase, with translation MRIYETKHEILDFEGDMSGKLMLPNILSLAIMGSTKQSLAYEVGPDYTHAMGLGWIVLQHEITIIRRPMVGETVTIQTHGKEFNKYFAKRDYTFLDENNNKIIQIDSMYAMLDMKKRKMAQIPDAVVQAYQPESVKRVPHLAKPLQFTDDEVAEITCKYHVRFSDIDSNQHVNNAKYLDWAQDPLGRDFLLAYEPQLVNIKFEHEVLLGETVEAKIVQNGDETKHQIWMGSELAAEVGIKWTTN, from the coding sequence ATGCGAATTTACGAAACGAAACATGAAATTTTAGATTTTGAAGGTGATATGTCAGGAAAATTGATGTTACCAAATATTTTAAGTTTGGCGATTATGGGATCGACAAAACAATCTCTAGCATATGAAGTGGGACCGGATTACACACATGCCATGGGCTTAGGTTGGATTGTTTTGCAACATGAGATTACGATCATTCGCCGGCCAATGGTTGGTGAAACGGTAACGATACAAACGCATGGAAAAGAGTTTAATAAGTATTTTGCTAAACGAGACTACACATTTTTAGATGAAAATAATAATAAAATTATTCAAATCGATTCAATGTATGCCATGCTCGACATGAAAAAACGAAAAATGGCACAAATTCCGGATGCTGTGGTACAGGCTTATCAACCTGAATCTGTTAAGCGCGTGCCTCATCTAGCTAAACCACTTCAGTTTACAGATGATGAAGTCGCCGAAATTACTTGTAAGTATCATGTCCGTTTTTCAGACATTGATTCAAATCAACATGTGAACAATGCCAAGTATTTGGATTGGGCTCAAGATCCACTTGGTCGTGATTTTTTGCTAGCGTATGAACCACAATTAGTTAATATTAAATTTGAACATGAAGTTTTGTTGGGTGAAACAGTTGAAGCAAAAATTGTTCAAAATGGTGATGAAACAAAACATCAAATTTGGATGGGGTCTGAACTAGCTGCTGAAGTAGGGATCAAATGGACTACAAACTAA